In Desulfovibrio desulfuricans, the DNA window TTGTGATCGGCGTGGGAAGTTCTCTGATCAATGGGATGATCGGTATTTTGTACGGTGCTGTAGCGGGGTATCGTGGGAAACGCATCGATATGATTCTGATGAGAGCAGCGGATGTGATTGCCGCGATCCCGTCGATTTTATATGTTATACTGATAACGCTCGTTATGGGACCGGGGATAAAAAGCATGATCTTCGGGATTTGTATTGCCGGCTGGATCGATATGGCGCGTGTCGTACGGGGGGAGATGATCCGTTTAAAAGAAACAGATTTTGC includes these proteins:
- a CDS encoding ABC transporter permease subunit — protein: VIGVGSSLINGMIGILYGAVAGYRGKRIDMILMRAADVIAAIPSILYVILITLVMGPGIKSMIFGICIAGWIDMARVVRGEMIRLKETDFA